From the Methanomicrobia archaeon genome, the window CCTCAGGACGCCGTTTTCGTCCCATTGCCTGCGAGTGCCATTCACGAACGCTTCATACCTTTTCTTTCCGTTCTCGTCCCATTGCCGGTGCGTGCCATCCGCAAGCGCTTCTTCCCTCAAGACTCCGTTCTCGTCACGGTAATACGAGCCTTTATCCGTGATGGTACACGTCCAGTGCGGGCTTTGATGCGGTCCGGTGACGTTGATGCCGCCGTCGAAAGTCTCCAGCCCCGCATGCCACGAGGTTCCGTTGGCGTTCAACCGGTGGGTCACGTTGCCGTCTGCATCCGTGATCACCAGACCCTGCCCGGGCGCGAGCGGGTTCCGGGTATACTCGGCGACGTAGGCGTAGGCAACGCTCGCCAGCCGCAGCCGGGGCGTCATCTCCGCATCGCTCTCCACCTGCACACCGAGCCAGCGCTCAGAACCGTTCAGAAAGATGTCCGGGGGGATGGGTGTGACATTGCCCAGAAGGATGCTGAACCGCCCGTCGGTCACCTGAACGGTGCGCGTCTCGAACCAGAGCGCGCTGCCGCCGGTGGCGTTCTCGTAGACGCTGAAGGTCATCTGATACGTGCCATCGGGAACCGGATCGCCGAGATTGTCGGCCAGCACGCCCTGATAGCTGAGCAGATGCGGAACACCCGCGGAATCCGGGTTCGCTCCGCCCAGCCACACGATACCAATACTCGCCAGAAATGTCACTACAATCGCAATCACCGCTAATCGCCCAATAACTGTCCTATTTTTTACAGATCGTTTTAGATTTAGCATGACCTGCACGTATTCTCTGCTCGTACTTAAGCTTTTCGGTCTAAAAGGGCGCTTTTGCAAGGTTTTTATTATATAAGGGGCTTTTGCCAGTCCTATTTGAAAAAAAGAGTACGCCCTAAGTCTCTCCTTTGTTGTTGTGATTCACTAAACCGAGAAAGAAACCGGATTAAGCGGCTGTAGCAGTACCGATTACCACTTATAACCACTGCTCAAAGCTCTTTTGCTGCGCGCCTGGTTTCTTTTGTGGTGGTGCAATCCGCTTCAGAACTTTACTAACGCGCTCTTCCGAGAAATCATGCTCGTCACAGAGGAATTCCAGCACGTTCGCCTCGTCCAGCGCGCCCCACGTTAGTTCATACGACTCGTTCACCTCGGGCTGCAAAAATATAGCGCGCACGAGCTCGTAATTCTCTATCGGTCGCGTTTCGATTGCCGAGTCCGCCAGTAATTGTTCGATACTGTGGTGCTCTTTGATCAGTTTGAGCGCTTTCTTGACCCCGATCCCCTTTATTCCAGGATTGAAATCCGTGCCGATGAGTAGTGCGATGTCAACAAGCTCTTCACGGGTTATGCCGTGCTTCTCTGCGAGCGCGTGAAACGACACGAGTTCAGGCTGCGCCTTTCGTCGCGGCGCGCTGAGATTCCGTACCATAACCGGTGCGCCGAAGAGTAAGCAGTCGTAATCCTGCGAGGAAACGAGCTTGGCATCACCCCGCTGGACCATATAAGCAGCTTGCGCCTCGCCCTCCGTTGGCGCCTGCACGCACGGGATGCCGAGGTACGATAAGAGCGTCTTCGCATCCGCTACGATCGTGTCGCTAATGCGCGAGGATGCCTTTGCGTACTTCAACGCCTCTTCGGGAGCCAGCACCTTCGCTTCTTCCCACTTCCTGCTCGCCTCCGTTCGCCGTTCTGACCGTGCTCTGATAACCTCAGTCTTCAATTCCGACGGCTTACCGTCGAAGACGAATACCGGCCTGATACCTTTCTCCATTAAGTTCGTCGTG encodes:
- a CDS encoding flap endonuclease-1, yielding MGVNIAELVEPQEVRLDALAGKIVAIDAYNTLYQFLSIIRQPDGTPLQDSSGRVTSHLSGLIYRTTNLMEKGIRPVFVFDGKPSELKTEVIRARSERRTEASRKWEEAKVLAPEEALKYAKASSRISDTIVADAKTLLSYLGIPCVQAPTEGEAQAAYMVQRGDAKLVSSQDYDCLLFGAPVMVRNLSAPRRKAQPELVSFHALAEKHGITREELVDIALLIGTDFNPGIKGIGVKKALKLIKEHHSIEQLLADSAIETRPIENYELVRAIFLQPEVNESYELTWGALDEANVLEFLCDEHDFSEERVSKVLKRIAPPQKKPGAQQKSFEQWL